From Acidobacteriota bacterium, the proteins below share one genomic window:
- a CDS encoding membrane dipeptidase — MTSTLSAETILRDSIVVDAHGHMLDMAANSRRRLHESLGGLTDVPLMRAGGVTAQVTACWMPDVRIGGPHGSRQPFRDLIRMVDYVHRELDGEAGDHVVLARTAGDIESAAARSKTALVLGLEGGDALRGEVGRLRELYEAGLRHVCLVHEGRNAMGTATQVWEDSTMRVYEPGIDPPGGLSDAGRRIVREMNRLGMLVDVTHMVEESFWETLEVSSAPVVASHGNARSLRDTVRYLTDEQIGAVAETGGMVCPSPFPLGPTRERPSLEMMLRHVDYMVRLVGPDHVGFGTDFLDQTGARPAGFGDVGETPGVVGGLLGLGYGAKEIGKIMGGNFLRVFGRVAG, encoded by the coding sequence ATGACTTCCACTCTGTCCGCGGAAACGATCCTCCGAGATTCGATCGTCGTCGACGCCCACGGCCATATGTTGGACATGGCCGCCAATTCGCGCCGGCGACTGCATGAGTCTCTCGGCGGGCTCACCGACGTGCCGCTGATGCGCGCCGGCGGCGTCACCGCCCAGGTGACCGCCTGCTGGATGCCCGACGTGCGGATCGGCGGGCCCCATGGCAGCCGGCAGCCCTTTCGGGATCTCATCAGGATGGTGGATTACGTGCACCGGGAGTTGGATGGTGAAGCGGGGGATCACGTGGTTCTGGCGCGGACCGCCGGAGACATCGAGAGTGCGGCGGCGCGGTCGAAGACCGCATTGGTGTTGGGGCTTGAGGGGGGAGATGCGCTCCGGGGCGAAGTGGGACGGCTCCGGGAGCTTTACGAGGCCGGTCTGCGCCATGTCTGCCTCGTCCATGAGGGACGGAACGCGATGGGCACGGCGACGCAGGTCTGGGAGGATTCGACCATGCGGGTCTACGAACCCGGGATTGATCCTCCGGGGGGACTGAGTGACGCCGGCAGGCGGATCGTGCGTGAGATGAACCGGCTGGGCATGCTGGTGGACGTTACTCACATGGTGGAGGAGAGCTTCTGGGAGACGCTGGAGGTTTCGTCCGCGCCGGTAGTTGCTTCCCACGGGAATGCTCGTTCACTGCGGGATACCGTGAGGTACCTGACGGACGAGCAGATCGGGGCGGTGGCGGAAACCGGGGGGATGGTCTGTCCCAGTCCGTTTCCACTTGGGCCCACGCGGGAGCGGCCGAGTTTGGAGATGATGCTCCGGCATGTCGACTACATGGTCCGGCTGGTGGGGCCCGATCATGTTGGTTTCGGGACCGACTTTTTGGACCAAACGGGGGCGCGGCCTGCCGGGTTTGGGGATGTTGGAGAGACTCCGGGAGTTGTCGGCGGGTTGCTGGGGTTGGGATACGGAGCTAAGGAGATTGGGAAGATTATGGGCGGGAATTTTTTGCGGGTGTTTGGGCGGGTGGCGGGTTGA
- a CDS encoding apolipoprotein A1/A4/E family protein: protein MVTSPETSPKTESGGTLFQALRSAGVEPEVAYRADDEVRNRAGQNVISIIGAKMDAKTKELCTRMDVQATALESKIDKQGAELHAKIDVRTEQLGARMDAQATALETKIDKQGAELHTKIDKLGTELHTKIDKLGTELDTKIDKLGTELHTKIDAKTEELGARMDAQATALETRIDKQGTELHAKIDARTEELGARMDAQAVQIASTGARIDDLRVLMLRVIWPLIILLAVPIFGELYRTLSAQ, encoded by the coding sequence ATGGTGACATCCCCTGAGACTTCCCCCAAGACCGAATCGGGCGGAACACTTTTCCAAGCCCTGCGGAGCGCGGGCGTCGAACCTGAAGTGGCCTACCGAGCCGACGACGAAGTGCGAAATCGGGCCGGCCAAAACGTGATCTCCATCATCGGCGCCAAGATGGACGCCAAGACCAAGGAACTCTGCACCCGAATGGATGTTCAGGCCACTGCCCTGGAATCCAAGATCGATAAACAGGGCGCCGAACTCCATGCGAAGATCGACGTCAGGACAGAGCAGCTTGGCGCCCGAATGGATGCTCAGGCCACGGCTCTGGAAACGAAGATCGACAAACAGGGCGCGGAACTCCATACCAAGATCGACAAACTGGGCACGGAACTCCATACCAAGATCGACAAACTGGGCACGGAACTCGATACGAAGATCGACAAACTGGGCACAGAGCTCCATACGAAGATCGACGCCAAGACGGAGGAGCTGGGCGCCCGAATGGATGCTCAGGCCACGGCCCTGGAAACCAGGATCGACAAACAGGGCACCGAACTCCATGCGAAGATCGACGCCAGGACGGAGGAGCTGGGCGCCCGAATGGACGCTCAAGCTGTCCAAATAGCGTCGACCGGGGCCCGAATCGACGATTTGCGTGTCTTGATGCTGCGGGTGATCTGGCCTTTGATCATACTCTTGGCCGTTCCAATATTTGGCGAACTCTACAGAACACTCTCGGCACAGTAG